The window GCACGATGCGGCCCCTCTACGCCCTGCTGCGGTGGCTGGACGGCTATACCGTGGGGGCGCAGAACCCGCCGCTGGCCGTCGAAACCTCCGTCACGGAGTTCCGGCGTCTGAACGACGCCGCGCGCCGCTATGCCGAGCGCGCCGAGGAGACCTTCGAACGGCAGAAGCAGTTCATCGGCAACGCCTCGCACGAGATGCAGACCCCGCTGGCGGTCTGCCGCAACCGGCTCGAAATGCTGGTCGATGATGCGCCGACGCTCACGGAGGAGCAGTTGGGCGAGATTGCCAAGGTGCAGCGGACGCTGGATTATCTCGTGCGGCTCAACCGCTCGCTGCTGCTGCTGTCGAAGATCGACAACGGGCAGTTCCCCGAAACCGAGGCGGTCGATATGAATGCGCTGGTGCGCCGCACGGCCGAGGATATGGAGGAGATCTACGCCTACCGCAACATGCGCTTCACGCTGGCCGACGAAGGGCCGCTGACGGTGCGCATGAACCCCTCGCTGGCCGGGAGCGTGGTGGCGAACCTCGTGAAGAATGCGTTCGTCCACGGCGACGCCGGCGGGGAGATCGTCGTCACGGTGGCGTCCCGCAGGCTCACGGTTGCGAACAGCGGCGCGGGCGGTCCGCTCGACGCCGGGCATATCTTCGACCGCTTCTACCAGGGCGCGAAGAAGGAGGGTTCGACGGGGCTGGGCCTCGCCGTGGTCGATGCCGTGTGCCGCCTCTACGGGCTGAAGATCGCTTACTCCCATGCGGACGGGCGGCATTGCTTCACGGTGGATTTCCCG of the Alistipes senegalensis JC50 genome contains:
- a CDS encoding sensor histidine kinase, with translation MKLVCRILLHLAWALSLLLAAWAVLFYVTMIDEINDEMDDALEARAEVILTRVLAGRELPAPASEGNNAYFLNEVSAEYAAAQPRERYSDEEIFIPERDDEEPARVLRKVFHDRAGRWYELTVMTPTIEKEDLREAILGWIVSLYLFLLGMILLVTVVVLYRTMRPLYALLRWLDGYTVGAQNPPLAVETSVTEFRRLNDAARRYAERAEETFERQKQFIGNASHEMQTPLAVCRNRLEMLVDDAPTLTEEQLGEIAKVQRTLDYLVRLNRSLLLLSKIDNGQFPETEAVDMNALVRRTAEDMEEIYAYRNMRFTLADEGPLTVRMNPSLAGSVVANLVKNAFVHGDAGGEIVVTVASRRLTVANSGAGGPLDAGHIFDRFYQGAKKEGSTGLGLAVVDAVCRLYGLKIAYSHADGRHCFTVDFPA